One window of Rhizobium leguminosarum genomic DNA carries:
- the napE gene encoding periplasmic nitrate reductase, NapE protein — protein MTQFSDSVGEFRGKRRRELLTFAVLAFGIWPVVAVGVVGGCGFMVWMYQIVYGPPGPHDVKPAPPGSAE, from the coding sequence GTGACCCAATTCTCGGATTCAGTCGGAGAGTTCAGGGGGAAGCGCAGGCGCGAACTGTTGACGTTCGCTGTACTCGCTTTCGGGATTTGGCCTGTGGTCGCTGTCGGGGTTGTCGGCGGTTGTGGTTTCATGGTCTGGATGTATCAGATCGTGTATGGGCCGCCGGGACCTCATGACGTCAAGCCCGCGCCTCCCGGTTCAGCAGAGTGA
- a CDS encoding YcnI family copper-binding membrane protein: MIKRLMLAAVVAISGASVANAHITLEQSQGTSGKAYKAVLRVGHGCEGKATIKIRVKVPEGLLSAKPMPKSGWTVEKVNATYEMSYDLYGKPVKEGVSEIVWSGGSLADDEYDEFVFRATVAKELPLGTRIFVPVVQECTDGAVERWIEVPAAGKNSDDYETPAPYFEVVAQPRS, from the coding sequence ATGATCAAGCGTCTCATGCTGGCCGCCGTCGTTGCTATCAGCGGCGCAAGCGTCGCCAACGCGCACATCACGCTGGAGCAATCTCAGGGAACCTCCGGAAAGGCCTACAAGGCCGTTCTCCGGGTAGGTCACGGTTGCGAGGGCAAGGCGACCATCAAGATCCGAGTAAAGGTGCCCGAGGGGCTCCTCTCCGCGAAGCCCATGCCGAAGTCCGGCTGGACCGTCGAAAAAGTCAACGCGACTTATGAGATGAGCTACGACCTGTACGGCAAGCCGGTGAAGGAAGGTGTCAGCGAGATCGTCTGGAGTGGCGGAAGTCTGGCGGACGACGAATACGACGAGTTCGTCTTCCGGGCAACGGTGGCCAAGGAGCTGCCGCTTGGAACCCGCATCTTTGTGCCAGTCGTCCAGGAGTGCACCGACGGCGCCGTAGAACGCTGGATCGAAGTTCCTGCAGCAGGCAAAAATTCCGACGACTACGAAACACCAGCGCCGTACTTCGAAGTCGTCGCGCAGCCGCGCTCGTAG
- a CDS encoding pseudoazurin: MRLKFGLIAAAAVLVASAAPLMAADHQVQLLNKGADGVMVFEPGFVKVAPGDTVTFVPTDKSHNVETYKGLIPEGATEFKTKPNEQFQATFDVPGAYVVKCTPHAGMGMVALIQVGDKPANLDAIKTAKVPNPVRKRLDADLAQVTQ, from the coding sequence ATGCGTTTGAAATTCGGTCTGATCGCTGCGGCTGCAGTTCTCGTTGCCTCGGCGGCGCCGCTGATGGCTGCCGACCACCAGGTTCAGTTGCTCAACAAGGGCGCCGATGGAGTAATGGTATTCGAGCCGGGCTTCGTCAAAGTCGCTCCAGGAGACACCGTCACGTTCGTCCCGACCGACAAGAGCCATAACGTCGAGACGTACAAGGGTCTCATTCCCGAGGGCGCAACCGAATTCAAGACCAAGCCCAACGAGCAGTTCCAGGCCACGTTCGACGTGCCCGGTGCATATGTCGTCAAGTGCACGCCGCATGCCGGCATGGGTATGGTCGCGCTCATCCAGGTGGGTGACAAGCCGGCGAACCTGGACGCCATCAAGACTGCCAAGGTTCCGAACCCGGTGCGCAAGCGCCTCGACGCCGATCTTGCCCAGGTCACCCAGTAA
- a CDS encoding DUF6894 family protein — translation MNTAARSRYFFNVRSDARYERDPLGLLLPDIDAAITAALYGGLVSVRQRTSSRRRPRQLCEITDATGEVVAVVPVE, via the coding sequence ATGAACACCGCCGCCCGATCGAGATACTTCTTCAATGTGCGTAGCGATGCTAGATACGAGCGCGACCCGCTAGGTCTCCTGCTTCCGGATATCGACGCCGCCATTACGGCCGCTCTATACGGTGGGCTTGTTTCCGTTCGCCAGCGAACGTCGAGCCGACGAAGACCAAGGCAGCTTTGCGAGATTACCGACGCCACCGGCGAGGTCGTTGCCGTGGTGCCGGTCGAGTGA
- a CDS encoding nitrate reductase cytochrome c-type subunit — translation MLTGTVTLAQMVPSLSGNENPMETKEAKPVPKWVVDDVRKMRNYPDQPPIIPHSIEGYQLTVNANRCLSCHRRELTEGSGAPMISVTHYMTREGQMLADVSPRRYFCTACHVPQSDAKPLVPNSFKDMSELGFKPAGSEQ, via the coding sequence ATGCTCACCGGTACCGTCACGCTGGCGCAGATGGTGCCCTCCTTGTCCGGCAACGAGAATCCGATGGAGACCAAGGAGGCGAAACCGGTTCCCAAATGGGTCGTCGATGACGTTCGCAAGATGCGGAACTATCCGGACCAGCCTCCGATCATCCCGCATTCGATCGAAGGCTACCAGTTGACGGTGAACGCCAATCGCTGTCTTTCCTGCCATCGGCGCGAGCTGACCGAAGGCTCCGGCGCGCCGATGATCAGCGTCACTCACTACATGACCCGCGAGGGGCAGATGTTGGCCGACGTCTCGCCCCGGCGATATTTTTGTACCGCCTGCCACGTGCCCCAGTCGGATGCCAAGCCTCTGGTGCCGAACAGCTTCAAGGACATGAGCGAACTGGGCTTCAAACCCGCGGGAAGCGAGCAATGA
- a CDS encoding 4Fe-4S dicluster domain-containing protein codes for MVLSTRTRRGFLTGRSSEDPATIFPPEATPAGAAGGFAHYASIGDGCLAHNYVDCQACRDSCPAGAIRFRPRLGGPFVPELDAQACTGCGACIAVCPADSITMKPRHPEAAHV; via the coding sequence ATGGTTCTATCAACTCGCACCCGGCGCGGTTTTCTGACCGGCAGGTCATCTGAAGATCCGGCTACAATCTTCCCTCCGGAAGCGACTCCGGCCGGCGCTGCGGGCGGCTTTGCCCATTATGCATCAATTGGCGATGGGTGCCTCGCCCATAACTACGTCGACTGTCAGGCCTGCCGCGACAGTTGTCCGGCCGGCGCGATCCGGTTTCGGCCGCGGCTCGGCGGGCCGTTCGTTCCCGAACTCGATGCGCAGGCATGTACGGGATGCGGCGCCTGCATTGCGGTCTGTCCGGCCGATTCGATCACGATGAAACCCCGCCATCCGGAGGCTGCCCATGTCTGA
- a CDS encoding pyridoxamine 5'-phosphate oxidase family protein, producing the protein MNFIFPRIFVQILEHARFGHLVLGGGQPYIAAIYFAFAGNVAYSFSMPGRKLDLMRANDKVCLHVEHLPSGGGWTSVVVEGQFEEFPDDSFRHDERVHAWSLLRQHSDWWEIGSLKPAELPVLSEPPHVFYGISVGSLSGRSAGRGD; encoded by the coding sequence ATCAACTTCATCTTCCCCCGGATTTTCGTACAAATCCTTGAACACGCGCGCTTCGGACATCTGGTGCTGGGGGGTGGCCAGCCGTACATTGCGGCAATCTACTTCGCCTTTGCGGGAAACGTGGCATACAGTTTCTCCATGCCAGGCAGGAAGCTTGACTTGATGCGGGCGAACGACAAGGTCTGCCTGCACGTCGAGCATCTCCCGAGCGGAGGCGGGTGGACAAGCGTCGTCGTCGAGGGTCAGTTCGAAGAGTTTCCAGACGATAGTTTCAGGCATGATGAAAGAGTTCACGCCTGGTCGTTGCTGAGACAGCATTCCGACTGGTGGGAAATAGGGTCTCTAAAGCCCGCCGAACTGCCAGTGCTTTCGGAGCCGCCGCACGTCTTCTACGGGATTTCAGTGGGGTCTCTGTCGGGTCGTAGCGCGGGAAGGGGCGACTAA
- a CDS encoding copper resistance protein CopC → MWSKMPKWANFIFSIRAAGLLLVLAALGILPPAGAQAHAVLRSSSPASNETLDQPPSRVELHFNEVVRLVSASVTDSTGARTDVQGDTAGSAVVLNFPGSIARGTIIVSYRVASEDGHPVGGSVVFHIGTYTATASEVPQGLASPLMIAIWLVHAGSIVLLAVVVGGAFFARLLEARTPPPSRQDLSASLAVLLLTTNVYLQGLDEIGGELRFAGIQPFLAASHSGSAIAASLALFSIVLVAMPIKGRMTSLAATVLAMIAASVSFTFTGHCNAVEPRWLARTCMFLHSGVMIFWIGSLIPLWRVSEKQAHTGPLLGFSRAIPLPFAGMLLAGGALAWIELPALDTVMLSIYGRVLLLKILLVSLLCLLALYNRFWLTQPALAGSQTAMWRLRRSVTAEMVLAVAIVASASLWRFAGPDQLEFATAAPPLSIHLHSETAMAQLELQVQSDGTSTARVSVITLDFETLEPRTVLLRVKNPRAGVEPIKYDLLRSPDGAWETRGLPISNPDGWEADVQILIDDFTTAHLQGELSPTADTSVTRRTADAGS, encoded by the coding sequence ATGTGGTCGAAAATGCCGAAATGGGCGAATTTTATCTTCTCTATTCGGGCAGCAGGCCTGTTGCTCGTCCTCGCTGCGCTGGGCATCCTTCCACCAGCGGGCGCGCAAGCTCATGCCGTATTGAGGAGTTCCTCGCCTGCGAGTAATGAAACTCTCGATCAGCCGCCTAGCCGGGTCGAGCTTCACTTTAACGAAGTAGTCAGGCTTGTCAGCGCGAGCGTTACCGACTCCACCGGAGCCAGGACAGACGTGCAGGGAGATACGGCCGGCTCCGCCGTGGTACTGAACTTTCCCGGTTCAATCGCTCGCGGCACGATCATCGTAAGCTATCGAGTCGCATCGGAGGACGGACATCCGGTAGGCGGATCCGTGGTCTTCCATATCGGCACCTACACGGCCACGGCCAGCGAAGTTCCGCAAGGATTGGCCTCCCCCCTGATGATTGCAATCTGGCTCGTGCATGCGGGCTCGATCGTTCTCCTTGCGGTCGTCGTCGGAGGTGCATTCTTCGCCCGTTTGCTCGAGGCTCGGACGCCCCCTCCCTCGCGACAGGACCTCAGCGCATCCCTCGCCGTCTTGCTGCTCACCACGAACGTCTACCTTCAAGGGCTTGACGAGATTGGCGGCGAACTGAGGTTTGCTGGCATACAGCCGTTTCTCGCCGCCTCCCACAGCGGCTCGGCGATCGCCGCATCTCTTGCTTTGTTCTCCATCGTGCTCGTTGCGATGCCGATCAAGGGTCGGATGACTTCCTTGGCGGCTACGGTACTTGCGATGATCGCGGCCTCCGTCTCCTTCACGTTCACCGGCCACTGCAACGCGGTGGAGCCTCGCTGGCTCGCCAGGACGTGCATGTTCCTTCATAGCGGAGTGATGATATTCTGGATCGGAAGCCTGATCCCACTCTGGCGAGTTAGCGAAAAGCAAGCGCACACGGGTCCGCTGCTCGGTTTCTCGCGAGCAATACCGTTGCCGTTCGCTGGGATGCTGCTGGCTGGCGGTGCGCTCGCGTGGATTGAATTGCCTGCCCTGGATACAGTTATGCTATCGATCTACGGGCGGGTGCTGCTCTTGAAAATTCTACTCGTCTCGTTGCTCTGCCTGCTTGCACTCTACAATCGTTTTTGGCTGACGCAGCCTGCGCTGGCAGGAAGCCAGACCGCCATGTGGCGGCTGCGACGCAGCGTCACAGCCGAGATGGTTCTGGCCGTGGCGATCGTTGCCTCTGCGTCGCTTTGGCGCTTCGCCGGGCCCGATCAGCTCGAGTTCGCCACAGCCGCGCCGCCGCTTTCAATTCACCTGCATTCCGAGACCGCGATGGCGCAGCTCGAACTTCAGGTCCAATCCGACGGAACCTCCACGGCACGGGTGAGCGTCATAACGCTCGACTTCGAGACACTCGAACCGCGCACGGTCCTGCTTCGCGTGAAAAACCCGAGGGCAGGTGTTGAACCTATAAAGTACGATCTACTGAGATCGCCGGACGGCGCCTGGGAGACGAGAGGCCTTCCCATAAGCAATCCAGACGGCTGGGAGGCCGACGTTCAGATCCTGATCGACGATTTTACGACGGCTCATCTCCAAGGCGAGCTCTCGCCAACTGCCGATACTTCGGTTACACGAAGGACCGCGGATGCCGGTTCTTGA
- a CDS encoding ATP-binding protein, protein MKIGASLQTRLALAIGLSVTLLWLAAAAVTAHRLGGEMQEVFDDGLKATALRVLPIARHDLREGDERGDPVEHDVNEEGDDGETRIGREARYGEDVTFVVRDRNGQVLLASTGADASIFPPFVKPGFLRTETHQLYYDASFDGSLTIAVAEPLDRRTELSRKMLLGLLLPLIVMIPFSLLAIVLAVRRSLRPVRLLRQELARRGAQDLSPLPDSGLPSELRPISAGVNQLLDRLKAAFNAERAFAANAAHELRTPVAGAIAQAQRIRTETGEELTGQRATEIETTLKRLMRTSEKLMQLARAEGGRLQTDEPSDLRPVLQMIVEGFTRTGEGRILLTLPGGPVLSRLDPDAVGILFRNLIENALKHGPQNGLVEAALQTDGLLCVANDGAVLPADATERLAKRFERGSGKVGGSGLGFSIVKAIADRTGMSLKIVSPRPLKHEGVQVQVKLPLA, encoded by the coding sequence GTGAAGATCGGCGCTTCGCTCCAGACGCGCCTGGCACTTGCCATCGGGCTTTCGGTGACGCTTCTGTGGCTGGCGGCAGCGGCTGTCACGGCGCACCGCCTTGGCGGGGAAATGCAAGAGGTGTTCGACGACGGGCTGAAGGCCACGGCGCTGCGCGTTTTGCCAATTGCCCGGCACGACCTGCGTGAAGGCGACGAACGTGGCGATCCTGTCGAACATGATGTTAATGAGGAAGGCGACGATGGCGAGACGCGCATCGGCCGCGAAGCGCGGTATGGCGAGGACGTAACTTTTGTCGTGCGCGACCGCAACGGGCAGGTTCTTCTCGCCTCCACCGGCGCGGATGCCTCCATCTTTCCGCCGTTTGTCAAGCCTGGCTTTCTCCGCACCGAAACGCACCAACTCTATTACGATGCTAGCTTCGATGGCAGCCTGACGATTGCCGTTGCCGAACCGCTCGATCGTCGCACGGAGCTTTCCCGCAAGATGCTGCTGGGACTTCTGCTGCCGTTGATCGTGATGATCCCATTCAGCCTTCTCGCAATCGTTCTGGCGGTGCGCCGTTCCTTGCGCCCTGTACGCTTGCTTCGACAAGAGCTTGCCCGCCGCGGTGCGCAGGACCTGTCGCCCCTGCCAGACAGCGGTCTGCCGAGCGAGCTTCGCCCGATCTCGGCAGGCGTCAATCAGTTGCTCGACCGTCTCAAGGCGGCGTTCAATGCCGAGCGCGCCTTCGCGGCCAACGCGGCGCACGAGCTGCGCACGCCGGTTGCAGGCGCGATCGCGCAGGCTCAGCGCATTCGGACTGAAACCGGGGAGGAATTAACGGGCCAGCGGGCAACGGAGATAGAGACCACGCTGAAGCGACTGATGCGCACGTCGGAAAAGCTGATGCAGCTCGCCCGCGCCGAAGGAGGACGGCTGCAAACCGATGAGCCTTCCGATCTGAGACCCGTCCTGCAGATGATCGTCGAGGGTTTCACGCGGACTGGAGAGGGACGGATCCTGCTGACCCTTCCGGGAGGACCGGTTCTTTCCAGGTTAGACCCCGATGCCGTTGGCATTCTGTTTCGAAACCTGATTGAAAATGCGCTGAAACACGGGCCTCAGAATGGCCTAGTCGAGGCCGCGTTGCAAACAGATGGCTTACTTTGTGTTGCCAATGACGGCGCAGTCCTGCCCGCCGATGCCACGGAGAGGCTGGCGAAGCGGTTCGAGCGCGGCAGCGGAAAGGTCGGCGGTAGCGGCCTGGGGTTCTCCATCGTCAAGGCCATCGCCGACCGCACGGGCATGAGTTTGAAAATCGTTTCCCCAAGGCCGCTCAAACATGAAGGCGTACAGGTTCAGGTAAAGCTGCCCCTCGCCTGA
- the napA gene encoding periplasmic nitrate reductase subunit alpha: MTTEITRRDLLKAQAAAIAAATAGIAAPASAQSVPGGVEALKIKWSKAPCRFCGTGCGVMVGVKENQVVATHGDMEAEVNRGLNCVKGYFLSKIMYGKDRLTSPLLRKRDGVYAKDGEFEPVTWEEAFDVMAAQAKRVLKEKGPTAVGMFGSGQWTIFEGYAATKLMRAGFRSNNLDPNARHCMASAAVAFMRTFGMDEPMGCYDDFENADAFVLWGSNMAEMHPILWTRVADRRLGHEHVKVAVLSTFTHRSMDLADIPLIFKPGTDLAILNYIANHIIQTGRVNQDFVDKHTKFMKGTTDIGYGLRPDNPLEMKAKGVTDAAKMEPIDFEAFKAMVSEYTLDKAVELSGVDRAFLEQLAELYADPKTKVMSFWTMGFNQHVRGVWANQMVYNLHLLTGKISEPGNSPFSLTGQPSACGTAREVGTFAHRLPADMVVTNEEHRKHAEEIWKLPGGLLPGKPGYHAVEQDRMLHDGKLNFYWVQVNNNVQAAPNTSNETYKGYRNPDNFIVVSDAYPTVTAMSADLILPAAMWVEKEGAYGNAERRTHVWHQLVNAPGEAHSDLWQMVEFSKRFTTDEVWPADILEKNPEYKGKTLYQVLYQNGKVDEFPLSDVSPEYENREAKAFGFYIQKGLFEEYAQFGRGHGHDLAPYDMYHQVRGMRWPVVDGKETRWRYREGYDPYVKPGEGLKFYGQKDGRAVILAVPYEPPAESPDEEFNFWLVTGRILEHWHSGSMTMRVPELYRAFPGARCFMNGDDARKMGLNQGAEVRIQSRRGEIISRVEIRGRNRMPTGVIFVPWFDASQLINKVTLDATDPISKQTDFKKCAVKILPVV; this comes from the coding sequence ATGACGACCGAAATCACGCGGCGTGATCTCCTGAAGGCGCAGGCGGCGGCGATCGCTGCGGCGACCGCCGGCATCGCCGCGCCCGCGTCGGCGCAGTCCGTGCCCGGCGGTGTGGAGGCGCTGAAGATAAAATGGTCCAAGGCGCCGTGCCGCTTCTGCGGCACCGGCTGCGGCGTCATGGTCGGCGTGAAGGAAAACCAGGTCGTCGCGACCCATGGCGACATGGAGGCGGAGGTCAATCGCGGGCTCAACTGTGTCAAGGGCTACTTCCTCTCCAAGATCATGTACGGCAAGGACAGGCTGACGAGCCCGCTCCTGCGCAAGCGGGACGGCGTCTACGCCAAGGACGGCGAGTTCGAACCCGTCACCTGGGAGGAGGCCTTCGACGTGATGGCGGCGCAGGCCAAGCGCGTGCTGAAAGAAAAGGGGCCGACGGCGGTCGGCATGTTCGGCTCCGGCCAATGGACCATCTTCGAAGGATATGCCGCGACGAAGCTGATGCGGGCGGGCTTCCGCTCCAACAACCTCGATCCCAACGCGCGCCACTGCATGGCTTCGGCAGCGGTGGCCTTCATGCGTACTTTCGGTATGGACGAGCCGATGGGATGCTACGACGATTTCGAGAACGCGGACGCCTTCGTGCTCTGGGGTTCGAACATGGCCGAGATGCATCCGATCCTCTGGACGCGTGTCGCCGACAGGCGGCTCGGGCACGAGCATGTCAAGGTCGCGGTCTTGTCCACCTTCACGCACCGCAGCATGGACCTCGCCGACATCCCGCTGATCTTCAAGCCGGGTACGGATCTCGCGATCCTGAACTACATTGCCAACCACATCATCCAGACCGGCCGCGTCAACCAGGACTTCGTCGACAAGCACACGAAGTTCATGAAGGGCACGACCGACATCGGCTACGGCCTGCGTCCCGACAACCCGCTGGAAATGAAGGCCAAGGGCGTGACCGATGCCGCCAAGATGGAGCCGATCGACTTCGAGGCCTTCAAGGCGATGGTCTCCGAATACACGCTCGACAAGGCCGTCGAGCTTTCGGGCGTCGATCGCGCCTTCCTCGAACAGCTCGCGGAACTCTACGCCGATCCCAAGACCAAGGTCATGTCGTTTTGGACGATGGGCTTCAACCAGCATGTCCGGGGTGTCTGGGCCAACCAGATGGTCTACAACCTGCATCTTCTGACGGGCAAGATTTCCGAGCCGGGAAACAGCCCGTTTTCGCTGACGGGACAGCCGTCCGCCTGCGGTACGGCCCGCGAGGTCGGCACCTTCGCCCACCGCCTGCCGGCCGACATGGTCGTCACCAACGAGGAGCATCGCAAGCACGCCGAGGAGATATGGAAGCTGCCGGGCGGGCTGCTTCCGGGCAAGCCCGGTTATCACGCCGTCGAGCAGGATCGCATGCTCCATGACGGGAAGCTGAATTTCTACTGGGTGCAGGTCAACAACAACGTCCAGGCGGCACCGAACACCAGCAACGAGACCTATAAGGGATACCGCAATCCAGACAACTTCATCGTCGTCTCGGACGCCTATCCGACAGTCACCGCTATGAGCGCGGATCTGATATTGCCGGCGGCCATGTGGGTGGAAAAGGAGGGCGCCTACGGCAATGCCGAACGGCGCACGCATGTCTGGCACCAGTTGGTCAATGCTCCCGGCGAGGCCCACTCTGACCTCTGGCAGATGGTAGAATTCTCCAAGCGCTTCACCACCGACGAGGTCTGGCCTGCCGACATCCTCGAGAAGAACCCGGAATACAAGGGAAAGACGCTCTACCAAGTGCTATACCAGAACGGCAAGGTGGACGAATTTCCGTTGTCGGACGTCTCGCCCGAATACGAGAACCGGGAGGCCAAGGCTTTTGGCTTTTACATCCAGAAGGGGCTCTTTGAGGAATACGCCCAATTCGGCCGCGGGCATGGGCACGATCTGGCACCCTACGACATGTACCATCAGGTTCGCGGCATGCGCTGGCCCGTCGTCGACGGGAAGGAGACGCGGTGGCGGTACCGGGAGGGCTACGACCCCTACGTCAAACCGGGCGAGGGGCTGAAGTTCTACGGGCAGAAGGACGGCCGCGCGGTCATCCTCGCGGTGCCCTATGAGCCGCCCGCCGAGTCGCCCGATGAGGAGTTCAATTTCTGGCTCGTGACGGGCCGCATCCTCGAACACTGGCATTCAGGCTCGATGACGATGCGTGTTCCCGAACTCTACAGGGCGTTTCCCGGCGCGCGGTGTTTCATGAACGGAGACGACGCCAGGAAAATGGGCCTCAATCAGGGCGCGGAGGTGCGGATACAGTCGCGGCGCGGCGAGATCATCAGCCGCGTGGAAATTCGCGGGCGCAACCGAATGCCGACCGGAGTGATCTTCGTTCCCTGGTTCGACGCCAGCCAGTTGATCAACAAGGTCACGCTCGACGCCACCGACCCTATCTCCAAGCAGACGGATTTCAAAAAATGCGCAGTCAAGATTCTTCCCGTCGTCTGA
- a CDS encoding chaperone NapD — protein MSDNWHHVSSAVVVTRPELTEDVVARLTTIEGVEVHATVPGKIVVVIEGPHSGVLGETLIGISGMDGVLAAHMVFEQALEIEETIDDDRNHAA, from the coding sequence ATGTCTGACAATTGGCATCACGTCTCGAGTGCCGTCGTCGTCACGCGTCCGGAACTGACCGAAGATGTCGTAGCGCGTCTCACAACGATCGAAGGGGTCGAGGTCCACGCGACGGTGCCGGGCAAGATCGTTGTCGTGATCGAGGGGCCGCATTCCGGCGTGCTCGGGGAGACGCTCATCGGCATTTCGGGGATGGACGGCGTGCTCGCCGCCCACATGGTTTTCGAACAGGCATTGGAAATAGAGGAGACAATCGATGACGACCGAAATCACGCGGCGTGA
- a CDS encoding NapC/NirT family cytochrome c, translating to MGRIKAIVLSCWRLLSTPAATLSLGFLTLGGFVGGVMFWGAFNTALETTNTEAFCTGCHEMKTNVYEELSRTVHFSNRSGVRATCPDCHVPHQWTDKIARKMQASKEVWGKIFGTINTREKFLDKRLELAQHEWARLKSNDSLECRNCHSMGAMDLTKQTERAAEIHTRYLLPGKATCIDCHKGIAHDLPNMEGVDPGWKVPAELMGKTAYHEWHDRAKLAAYLSKAGAVALDR from the coding sequence ATCGGCAGGATAAAGGCGATAGTACTATCGTGCTGGCGCTTGCTGAGCACGCCGGCAGCGACACTCAGCCTGGGTTTCCTTACGCTCGGCGGCTTCGTCGGCGGCGTCATGTTCTGGGGCGCGTTCAACACCGCGCTCGAGACGACCAATACGGAGGCCTTCTGCACCGGCTGCCATGAAATGAAGACGAACGTCTACGAGGAGCTGAGCCGCACTGTTCATTTCTCGAACCGCTCGGGCGTTCGCGCCACGTGCCCGGACTGCCATGTGCCGCACCAATGGACCGACAAGATCGCCCGCAAGATGCAGGCCTCGAAGGAAGTCTGGGGCAAGATATTCGGGACGATCAACACGCGCGAGAAGTTCCTCGACAAGCGGTTGGAACTCGCCCAGCACGAATGGGCGCGGCTGAAGTCCAACGACAGCTTGGAATGCCGGAACTGCCACTCGATGGGAGCCATGGATCTGACGAAGCAGACAGAGCGTGCCGCTGAAATTCATACCCGATACCTGCTGCCGGGCAAGGCGACCTGCATCGATTGCCACAAGGGCATCGCGCATGATCTTCCGAATATGGAGGGCGTCGACCCCGGCTGGAAGGTGCCGGCGGAGCTGATGGGTAAGACTGCCTATCATGAATGGCATGATCGGGCCAAACTCGCCGCCTATCTGAGCAAGGCCGGCGCGGTCGCCCTAGATCGCTGA